The Arachis ipaensis cultivar K30076 chromosome B05, Araip1.1, whole genome shotgun sequence nucleotide sequence AGATCACCCTCGAGCGGTGTGGTGCTTGCATCCTAATTTTGCGGTACGCCCAAATCCTAATTCGGAAATTTATTTGAATGCATAACTATGATTTAACGTTCTCTGTTTTAACATGAACCATGTATCGTTGACATGCACGGTGACTTGTTTCAACTTCTGAATACTCCCTGAGTAACCAGGCCGATGTAATGGACGGCGTCCACCCTGAAATTTTGGCGCAGCGATACGGCAATGACCACATACACCCGACAGAAGACCTGCGCCTTGTAAGCTACCGACCGATAAGATTATTGTACGCAAGTTCTGAACCTGGGCGGAGTGAATTATGACTCTCTTATCGTATTCGGCTTTTTCCATCAATCGCAGGTTTATATGCCAGTACTGGAAGAAGACTGTGAGAAGCATTGGTTCTTGGCTGTGGTTGACCTGTCGGAGAGGCAGGTCTTCCAATTTGACACGAATGCAACTAAAGAATCAAAGGCAAGAAGGAGACGTGTCATACAATGCATGGTAAGCGACGCACATAGGTTAATTCAGCGTCCTATCCGAATACGCTAATATTTATTATCTTGGCGAATCTGTGCCAGCTGACTGCGCTGGATGGAATCGTTGCAACTGACGGGTCTAAAAACTCACACTCTAAGAGCGCTCCGAGTTTTCCAGTTTGGACATCATGGCCGCACCGGGAGTGCCAAAAAACAGCAGCAGTACAGACTCTGGCTTTTGGGTCATGCAGTGGATGGCAATGGGACGGAGGTTCACCCATGCGGTGTTGCCAATTGTAAGTTAATGCTTGCATACAGGTAGAATGCAATTGCACTGTGTGTCTCTAATAAACACCGCGTTGACCATTGCAGCTGGACGAAGAGAAGATCAGGATCAAAATGGCAATTGCACTGCTAACGGGAAGATGCAACGAGGAAAGTGGTGCATTGCTTGCGAAGGCGGCGGAAGCGGCCAGGACGGGGGAACCGTGTCTAAGAAACGTGTGAAGGGGCCGAATACAACGTTTTTTTCCTTCCACtgcaatttttttggtttttggatGCATTGATACCGGTTATGTTATGTGACATTGTTGGGTCTCCTCAATGGACAGACAGTATTCGTGGGCTGATTATATCATTGGCCATATATCCTATAACTGTTATTGTATCTTTATGTTGGGCCCTTTATGTTATATCATGTTATTTTCCAGCATGCATATTCGCTGAGGATGATCGGCTGTGTCATCACCACCATGCATCAAGTTTTTCGATTCCTCCGAGCTTCGATCGGAGGTGGAATTGACATCGGCGGAGCCATGAGTTTTGCCTTGGATGAAGAGGAGAGTAGCTTCAATTAGGGTCGGGCATTAGGGGTTGTGTCGCTATGCGAGTTCCGTTTCTGGGTTTTGGGTCGAGTCAGTTTCTCTGGCCCAACACCAAGTccaaaaaaaatgttattttccaacatgtcaaaaaaaaaagttatcttccaagaaaaaaaatttaaaaaccgtAAATATACCAAAAAAAAGTAATTATGAACAACTTACCTGCTTCCATCGCCTAGATCAATCCGTCCATCCATCGCCAATGCAAGGCTGCCAATACGAAGTGACTATTCGCTGACCCACGCAATGGAATAAATGATTGAATGATAACATTTAATTAAGGCTATGCTTAAATCTTGAACTCATTCGGTGGTTAGCGCTTTTTTTGAAATCCGGTTATTGCCCTTGGTAATTGCACCAATATTAATGTCCCATTAATGCCCAGTCTAATAAGGTTTAAtagttatttattaaaaaaaacttaaaaaggcGGGAGTTGTCTCGCCTATTTAACGTGCGTATGTTTCTCATTTACCAAAAAAAAATGCAAACTTTTCGAAGAAGGGAAGCCATTGTTGGAGACTCAAAAACTTCCGGTAGTAAAGAACCGAAAACTATCAAAGAAATCACAGGCGAGGTATGACAATGTCGACGCTCGCTGATTTCCGCTTCTTCAGATTCATAATCCCCAACACGGAGAATCAATTTGtaagttttcattttttttgttctaCTACCATATCCCCAAGGCCCGCATGCAAGCCCACATCAATATCGATTTCTTACTCGTGTAAAGAATGCTAGCGCCCTTCTCCAACGCTGTCCGGGAGAACATGAGCAATCCCGTCGAGATAAGTACCACAAATGGTCAGTCGTGGAGCATCTCCTGGGTTGTCGAGGAGGAGCATCCGCATCGAATCGTCTTCACCGGAGGGTGGCGAGCCTTTTACGAACACTACCATCTTCGAATCGGTAACACAATGCTATTTTCGTATCACCAACCAAAGTTTTTCTATGTGGCCATCCATGACGCAAGATACTGCGAGATCAACTATGGAAGGTAACAAGATTATTCTAGCGGGTTTTCTGTATGCACTCGGCTAAGGCGTTTGTTTTATGCTGTTTTACGTTGTACCAGAAACTTGCGTAACGGAAGTCTTCCAGCAATCCCCGCACATGGCAACTATACAGTCCAGTTCTTCGCAATAATCCCGGTGAACGACCCTGATACACTGGTATAGACGCCAATTTCAATTCCTTTACTACCTGCAATCATCAATCCATCCATGTGTGAGTGTGACACATTGTAAACCTTTTTTTTCCACCATCCGCTACAGATGCTCCCGCTACGCTTCTCGTGGGATTATAGCCGGTCCCTACCGCGACCCCTGACTCTAATAACGCCTACAGGACATCGTCATCGCGTGGGCTGGAATATGGAACCTAATGGAAGGATCGTGCTTCATGGAGGATGAGATGCTGTCCGGAAACACTACGGACTAAGAGATCAGTGGATGGTGCTGTTTCGTTATCACGAAGCTCAAAACACCATGTATGTCATGTTCTTCAACGGCCATACAATGGAAATCAACTACTTGGCCCATGCGGAGCCGGGGACGGACTCCACTTGTATAAGCTATCCGACGGCCCCCAAGTCAATGCACATAGCCGATGGGTTCAGATCGACCAATCCGTTCTTTGTCAGTCCAATCGTGCACCGCCTGGCAACCTGTTTTCTCGTAAGTGTGCCGACAATTATTTTTAACGGCAACTATTTCCGGTACTATTGTTCTATTCAATTATTTCATTGCTCTCACCCTAAAAAATATGTCCTCGTTTCCAGTCGAATGTCCCCCTCTGCCGGGAGTATACGAGGATAGCCCAATTTCGATTACCAACGAGAGGGGCGCTGGACCGTTCAGTATACGCACTATGTCGGGAGGACGAACGGATGTTTTGGAATGGGCTGATGTGCCTTAGCAACAGCATGTCAACTAAGACACGGCCATGTGTGTGTCTTCAAGCGGCTGGCGCCGCAGGACTACTGGCTGCATATATATTGAGAACTCCTGTATCCTAAACCCCCCAGCCACCGCCCCCCAACCCAATCAAAGTAACTCGATCGGTCCATGGTGTTTTCTTGCCTCAGTTTGTCAAATACAATGATGCAAGCTGCATGTCCATATATCTGTATCTTTAATCTACATTATATTTCCAGGCATACAATTCTACCTTGCCCTCATTAACTTATGCTTTAGATGATAAACACGATAATCGTTTCTGTTGTTAATGTGCGCGTAGCATTGCAAATAGACTGATCTCCCATATTAGAAATGTATGTCAATTAGTGCCTGTGAAGTTTGAATGTAATTTGAAGATGTGAATCTTGAATGTAATTCGATTCACTTTACCTACCTTTTGTatgtttgaattttgaattttgaaacttCACACTGACTTGTTAATACCCTAAAAATGAGAATTAGTAGTGGTTGTTTATTGATTTAGAGTTGTTGCCGTGCTTCATTTAGTATTGATTCAGATTTGTTGCCGTGCTTCATTTAGTGCATTTTATTCATCACGTCCGGTGTTTTAAGCGTGTGTTTTAAATTACATCCAGAAGCCATGATCCTTTACAAAGAATTTCAAAACCGCGATTGAACCACATGGATTTTCCAATGAACACACAAGGTAGTACAAGACGTAACCAGTTCCGAATGTCTGCTGCAAAGAGGCGGACGACGAGAGTTTTTTTAGGAGACATCCATCTGAATATCCACTAAACGTTACAACCAAAATATCCACATAAACGTTACATACAAAATATCCACTTACCATACAAAAGCCAACATACCAACGAAAGCCAACATAGCAAAAACTTGTTTTAAGGTCGACGACATATAGACGGTTCTGTACCCAGATGAAATGGAGACAATATTCTGTGTACGGCTATAGCCTACCGGAGAATGTGAAAGGATTCGACCAACCTACCGTTGCAACACACAGTCGTGACGAAGGAAACCCAGCCTGCGTGTCACTATCGGAGCATTAGAACGAAGGAATCTTGGCGGTCGCATACAGATCGCCGGATAGGTTATCATAGAGCTGACTCCAATGTGAAAAACAAATGATTAGAACCATTTAACAGGGCAGAAAACTTAACTAGATCATCTATAAAGCGACTAACCCACCATGTCAGTGTCCATCGAATCCATGTCATCTGCAACTGCGCTGGATGACTCCATTGTGCGGCGGTCTGGAAACGTCGTCCTGTTGTGTCCCACCTCCCGGCACAAACGACATCGCTGGATTTTCTTTCCACCATGAGCACCGTTACCCTTTGTATTGCGCCTGGGTGGATTCCGCGCCGGGCCACTGCCACCCTCGGTAGGTGGCCCCTCGGGTGGAAAACTGGTGTCTCCTGCATCTTCGTTCTCGAAGTGCTTCAGCATCAGCATGGCAATGTCTCTTGCAAACTGGAACTTTTCAGTGTTGTGACATGCAATCTTGCACACTTTCCGGTACCAATCCATCAGGCACCAGTGTTGTGTCAGTTGTACAGAATCCCAAATCACGCCCATCGACTGCACCGCCACAAGCTTTGCATCCTTGGTCCATCTCGGCAATATCAGAGACCTCGGGATCTCATGAACATTGTTAAGAACAAGCATCGCAATTATATGTTCACAGGGGACCCCGAAACATTCCATTCTCATGCATGTGCATCGGACCTCCCTCGTATCAGACGTTGTAACAACACGCCAATCCTTTCCCGGAGTGCCGTATCGAGAGACGGTGTGGATAAAATAGGAACCATTGTCTTCAGAGTTAACCACCCTCATTGCACAGGCCCTGTCAAGAATgggaacaaacaaataaaatattgcACGAGTGTAGTTCTCGGCTGCACTCCGCTCCAGCTGTTTCAGGTTGGTGGTCATAACAGGGTCACCCTTTGCACACTCAAAATCAGCCTCCAGCTCCTTTGCACGCACGAACATCAAGCATCGATGGAAATGACGTAAAAACTCAGTGTAGCTGTATCGAGACTTAATATACCGTGATATCACAGCGTGCAAGCCCTCGCACCTTGATGTTGTTCGAAATCCGGCAAAGAACTTTCCCCGTATGTGTGCTGTGGCCCAACTGTGCCTTCTCTCGTACATGTCCTGTACCCATTTTTTATCGGCGACGCCAAATTTCTCAACCATCTCAAACCACTTTCTCTGGAATGTTCAGACCTCGTAGTCGCCAAGCATGCAATCCCTAAAGTTTGTCTTCTAGCTTGATAGTGAAATGATGAATTTTTTAAAAAGGGTCTTCTTCTGGTGTTGTGTTGTAGTCTTCAATTTCTTCTGGTTCAGCCGTGTTTCATTGGTCTGCTGGCGGTCTGCTCTGCTCATCTCCTCTGCTGAAGGTAAGTCCAGTTAAAAGTAGTATTGAACCTTGATTCTGCTGATGTTGTGACTGAAAATATTAGTTTTTATATCTGTTTGACTATATTTGCATCATCTGTCCCAGCCCCGGCAGACACTACTTCAGCACCACCCACTGCCCCTATTGATAGGCGTATTGGTAAAAGGGGACCTTCGCGTGGGATTGCAACAAATAGGGTTATCAAAACAAAGACAAATGGAAAATTGGAATTGCCGATCTCTTTGGAGAACTTAGCTCCTAATGGCATCCATGCTGATTTGTTTGCATCTGAAGTGGGTATCGTTACAAGACAAAATGCTCCTTTGGATGTAGAGAAATGGAGCCAAGTTGGAGATGATGTCAAGCAAAAAATATGCGACATCGTTTTGGTAATAGATATTTATATTTTCTGTTATTCAGTTTATTATAGAAGTTATTTCTGCTAACTAACTTTGACAAATCATTTGTAGGAAAAGTTTGATATAGCTGATACGCAAGTAATGCGCAATATGATTTTAGCTAAGGCTAACATATGTTATCGAAGTTGGCGCTCAAGATTGCGTGAGCACTATGAGTTGTATCAAATTGATGAGGAGCGCCTTCAAAATCCACCAAACAATGTTCTACCGGAGACATGGGAGACTTTGGTGTCCTACTTTGGAAGTCCTTCTTTTCaggtttaaaatttttattgtgaCAACCATTGAggttttttttatgttgttttgCTATTTTAGGTCAATGCAAATTATTATAGCTGACCTCCTTTTGTCTTTTGTGAGTTTGGTCTTCTATAGGAAAAAAGTTTAAGAAACAAAGATAATAGAAAGCATCATATTGTACCCCATATTGTTGGTCGAAAGACATTTCAAGTTGTTAGACGTGATCGGATAAATAGTCTTAAAGTTTTAATTTGGTCTTCTATTTTTTGCTATGTCATGTTTGCACTTAACTACATGCTATATTTTACACTTCCAAAAAATTTGCAGCGCCATCCTAGAACCGGTGTCGAGCCTGACATTCAAGAATTATGGCAAATTACTCATCAAAAGAGTAATGGAGAATGGGTGAATGAAAAAGCTAAACAAATTGATGTAACATTCTTAAGCTTTTCCTCTTTTTGTTGCATGGAAGTTAAATATTATCTCCATTTTCAAATTACAAATTGGATTGTGTAGGATGACATTAGCACTATGCTTGATGACTCCTATGATTTGGAAAATCCTCTCACTCCAAATGAAGCTTTTCTAATTGTGAGAGGTGACAAAAGTGGTGCAAGTTATGGCATAAAGGCTTCAAAGTCTAAGTTAAGGATTCAAGCACAACTTCAAGAGGCAATGCAAGACCGTGAGGAGCTAACAAAGGAAATAAATGTGCtcaaagaaaaacttgaagagCAACGAACACGGCAAGAGGAAGAATTAGCTCAAATGAAAGCTCAATTGGAAGCTCAACAAGCTGTTGTCAACTCTCTCATAGCGCGCTTTGACAATGAAACAAACTAGACCCTAAAGGTACTCCTAAAGTTGcttatgtttttaatatatttttgtagATGATTCCCATTTTATATTAGTatactttaatttgtatatggatctctttatcacattttacttgtgtcatggttgaAAAATGACAAATGTCCTATTGATTGctttgataaatttggttgggTATGGCTGAGACATAAGTTGCATATTGGTTGTGTTTGTTGGAACCGTGAACGGTGGAAATATCCAATTTTTAGGGGAGGTTCTGCCGAATTTTTTATAAACATTTTGGATAAAACTTAGTGGAAAAATGATAGatagtgttatatcttgtttctaactttttggtttcggtttttcttatttacaggagtgctGAAAGGGTGACCATATGCAaccttgagggctcaagaatGTTTTGAtgcatagagacactaatctatgttagaacttttatgttttggttgaactTTTATGTTAGAACTTTGATGTTTTGGTTGAACTAATCTATGTACTCACtagctaatgttattttgtttcaaGACAATTTTAGCTAGAAGGATCTTGTTTGACTTATGTATGTTTTTGCATATTAAATAGATGTAAACTAGCTTATTAAAAGCgttattatattagttaatttaaaaactaatttactaaattatgcacgtaatttgtaataaaaataaagttgttacaaaataacttattcgcTTTCGTAACTGAagaaaaaaatgttaccaaatcatgttacattttgtaacaaatttttttgatagaaaaaaaatttactgtcacgaaaaataccttcaagatcaaaatttgttaccatttttgtaacggcttctggttttttgtatcagaaaaaattgttacaaaatatggtattgaattgtaacagttccatttttcgttacaaaaactttttgtaacgggacttactgcaatggaccctttttttgttacaaaaaacttttgTGTCAAAATATCGACGttttgtaacaatattttttgttacaaatacgccttttttcttgtagtgtgaatTTGGGCTTTCCGATGTTGCTCGTGGCGTTTTGGAGTAGATGCCAAGCGCAGAGTCGATGGTGAGCCTCTGGAAAAACTTGCTCGATCGCAGACTTCATTTGCCTGTCATCGTCGGTTATTATGGACACGGGAGCCTTCCCTTTCATTGAAGTTTGCAACTGTTGAAGCAGCCAGACATAGGTCTCTTCTTTCTCGTCTGCCCCCAGTGCAGTGGCAAAGACAACCGTTTGGTTGTGGTGATTCACACCGGAGAATATTACAAGAGGTGAAAGGTAAACGTTTTTCTTGTACGTTGCATCAAATGCAACCACGTCTCCAAACACCTGGTAATCAATTTGGCTGGTGCCGTCACACCAAAACAAATGTTGCAACACGCCCTCACCATCAACAACTTCCTTGTAGTACAGTGCTGGATCATTTGTCTTGCACTCTCGGAGATACCTTAGGCACGATTCCGCATCTAGGCCACCCTCCCTTCGTTGCTTCGCATTTACATTGTGCATGTCCCTTGTTGTGTACGGGACATTATGATACCCGCCGGCTAGGCTCGCCATAAAATCGTGGATTCGGGAGATGCTAATGCCCCCTTTGCGCATGTCGTTCATCTGCTCGATGTCCGCTTCGCTCATCCTCCGATGGCCTGGGAGCATGGAAGAAAATCGCAACTCAAGAACGTGGTGGTTATGCGCGTCTGAAAAGTACGCAACGTGCCAACGTCCTGATTCATCGTCCATGTGGAGTAGCATCCTTGCAGGGCATCCACAACGTGTCTCAGCCCTCGGCCTCTTTTGCCGGTTAGGCATCGAGTAGAACTTCGGGGATCGGTACCCTTGTCGGTGGCACACGAACTCCTGCCGTATCCTTACTTCGCCACGTTTTTCGCTTCTGGAACGTCTCGCCCCGAAGCCATGGTGCTTTGCATATTGCTGGTAGAACTCAAATGCAATGTCAACATCTGCGAAATTAAATCGGAGAACATCCTCCTCGCTCAAGTTCAAAAAATCAATCCAACCTAACGACTCCACGGAATCAACAGCGTAAAACTCGTCTTCCGCATAATTGTCAGACATTCCTACGGCGCCGTCCAAACTGTCTTCCAAATCAACCGCATCCCCATTGTCGACATCGGCCTCTGCATGATGGTTGTGTTCTGTTTCATCTTCCTGAAAGTCGTACTCGTCCGACTCCATCCCTACAGAGCCTTCGCCCTCAAACGATCCAACTCCGTGCTCTGCTTCGTCAGACATTTCTGGTTCATCGGCGACACGCACGCCCCCAGTGGTATCTTCATCCCGGCAAACCTGTGCCAAACAGCAACAATGCGGTAATTTAGCGAAACACGCAAAATTGGGGGATGTCCTCCAAAGAAAATTGTAGTCCTATGAGGAAGAAAAAGGGGGATATTTGTAAATCAAGTGAATGGTGATAATACAACGGGTACCTTCTTTCGATTGATGGAGACGGCGAAGCCATCAACTGCCGAAGACAACCGACGTCGTCAGAGGTGAGGCTGTTTGTGTGCTTGCATCCGCCTGAACAGACTCGTTAGCACTGAGTGGGGTGGGAGAAGAAGTTAGCTCAGTGTGAAGGTTCCAGTCGTTGTCGGTGGTGGAGATAAGAAGAGACGGTGCGATTGGGTCAGAGGGAAAGGGGAGGAAGAGGGTGCGATTGCGACGGAGGGGAAGGGGGAGGAAGAGGGTGCGATTGCGACGGAGGGGAAAGGGGAGGGAAAGGGGAGGAAGAGAACCTGGGCTGGAGGAGGAACTTAGCGGCAGTAATAGTTGTTAACCAAATGCTGATTGTCCACCTAATTCTGACCATTAAATTaaatgtatttattttaaaaattctaaaagtaCCCCTCTAACTTATACGAAATTGTAGAAAAGACCCACCAAAATAATACATTTTTATTCCTACCTCCTTCGGCTGATCGGTGTGCCAAACAAGAAAATGATATTTTGGTGCGCTATGTATAGCCGCGTACCGAATCCGTGCCCATAATTGTAGTGATGctttcactatatatatatagcctCAGCCATCTCTCTCTCTTTGAGCATTTCCTCCTTTGAACATTTATaacataatatataaatataataaaagataTTGTTTAAACAAATAAATTTATCATCAATAATTAATTGAATCTCTAATTATATGATTAATCACTAAATTGGTTAAAATTAAGTATTTTATCTCTATCTTTTGCAAACCTGTCTCAGATAAATATCTATTTATGTCTTGGTAGTTGGAATGTAAATATTCTTATTAATAGTGGACACTGTACTGCTTGAAGTAAAGAGAGAAGATATAGAGCTTCATTTTAATTCTTTAACACTAGAAATCTTCTACTAAAAAGCTTAAGGCAGCAATTTTGTTTGTTACTTTTAATCAGCTAAAGAATTATGGTGAATATTATAGTGCCTAAGACAATGGTCAGTCATATTTGGGATATTAAGTTTTAAACTAAAGCTATTCAAATTGTTTGATGCTGTTGATGATGATTtattttagggttaagtactgaaatcgtccctaaggtctggggtgaaaatcaaaatcgtccccgacctttttttgttattaaaatcatccccaacgttacaaaacgttataaaatcgtccttttttactttaatttctttttattgaccaaattacccttaaaattaataaaaataaaattaaaaaaaaaacccaacaCCCCCCTCCCCCAACCCCCATCCTGTCTCCGTATCTCCCTCTCTTCCTTTTCATCTCCTTCTTCCTATCCCTCTTCGAACCCTCCCTCCCAACCACAACTCcaattcttcctctctctcttttcgCCACCGTATCATCTCCGCCCCCACCTCCTTCTCCACCTTTTTAGCTTCTCCCTTTCCATCACCAACCTCAACCCTTCCTCCATTAACGTTGGCCTCACCTTCCTCATCTCCTTCTCCACCTTCTTCTCCCTTTCCATCACCGACCTCAATCCTTACTCCTCGACGACAACCATGTTCTCTGACTCTTCTTCGGCGCCGACTCCTTCTCCGTCGCGCTCTTTCTCTCGCAGCGCCGGCATGCGTTCTTCCTCTCACAGCGCCACGCCTCCGTTCTGCCTCCTGCAGTGTTGCGCCTCCGTTCTGCCTTCTTGCCGTATTGCTCCTTCTAGATTCAGATCTATTCTTCTTCCTGTTATGCTTCTTTGATTCTCTGTTTTGCTTCCTGGAGCTCACCACTTTCCATGGGGATCGATGCGGGTAGGAGGAGTGAGGTCAGTTGGGAGAGGTTGGGAAGGTGGAGAGCAGAGGGTGGTGGGATCGATAGAAGCGTCTTCGAATTTGTCGTCTTCAGCCTCGAATCCctcttttttttgttcttcaggaaaaaaaaattctttctttttttttatttttttaatttctgttgcTATTGAATTTGGATCTGAAGTTGCAGATGATGATTGCTAAATTgttgttaaatttaaaatttttgttgatttattttgtggatgttgttattgatttattttgagactgttgttgttgctgaaagAAAAGTGTTAGAAGTAATGAGTGGgtgataataatttatttttcatgtaGTTTTAATTAGATTCAAAATCTGATCAAACTGCATGATTAAACTCTTAAGTACGTACACCCCTCAGCTCAAAATTTAATTTAGCAAGATTCCATGTCTTTGTAATTTTTGTTACCTTGTTTCAAAACATACTACAATTTAATAGAATGAAGCGAATTGTGAAGGTTCTTGAACAATGAAAACGTGCACTTttgatatattttgttattattgCATTGGCCTAAAAAGAGGTTCTGATTTTGTGTCGTTTATCTTGAATATTTCCTTGTCTCCCTTGCAGTACAAATAATGAAGGGGTTTGGTACCCGTTtacataaaataattaattaagcagGTATTAATAATAATGTCAGTTACGTTACGTTGAGTCATCATAAGTGAAAGaacttttcaattaaaattttgactGCTTGAAGTCGAGGACTAAAGGTAGTGGAGGCAACATGATGAAGACAATTTCCTCTACAGGTTTGTAAGTTGCATTGTTAGACTTTCTGCACACACAAGAGATGTTTGTTGGATTTACTGCTTAAAATATTGAAGGACCACATGAAAAGTAatcatatatatacacacaaataCACGTACACTTGCAAGAGATCTTCAGAATTCAGATAGATAGGGCGCGgtcattgcatgattctttataaaataaaatcaagtcaaataattattgttatttgtgtatgtgtatgtgtgtcacataaattaaataaacaaatgaTGAATTGAATCCACGGCCTTCATTCATAGTACAAATTAGCAGCTAGTCAATGAGGCTAGTGTGGTCCATGAATATCACCTGATTTTAATGCTTACCCTTCTTTTTCCTTTATATCCATTTCAGGTGTAGTAGTGTGAAGGCGAACGAACCACTATTCAGTTCATCACCACTGGCTTGTGGACAATATTGCTTCTAACTATCTATTCTTCTGCTTTTGCCATTTACAAATAGTCAAATACTAATACCTACAACTTGCTTGCTTTCAAAGCTTGCTTTAACTTGCCCAGTTTATTTATTAAGCACCTGCTTTAACTTAAACCATTATTTAAGTCATCTCTCACAGCTTTAATTAATCAATGGTCCCAACCCCATTATTTTATTTCAAACAGTTAAGCTACTGCTTTTGGCTTTTATTTGCTACCAATTTCACACTTTTTTTCTGATAATTATCTACCAAAATGAAAGGATTAATTGCAAAGcattataagttagaattgtcCTGATGATGAATAATGGGATAGAGAAGAAAAATTGAAATGCACTAGCTAGGATGTGTATGCATATATACATAGAGAGGAGCAGTGAAAAGGACTATGTATATGTGATGTAAGAGATATAGCATAAGTTT carries:
- the LOC107640889 gene encoding protein FAR1-RELATED SEQUENCE 5-like: MPALREKERDGEGVGAEEESENMVCRDEDTTGGVRVADEPEMSDEAEHGVGSFEGEGSVGMESDEYDFQEDETEHNHHAEADVDNGDAVDLEDSLDGAVGMSDNYAEDEFYAVDSVESLGWIDFLNLSEEDVLRFNFADVDIAFEFYQQYAKHHGFGARRSRSEKRGEVRIRQEFVCHRQGYRSPKFYSMPNRQKRPRAETRCGCPARMLLHMDDESGRWHVAYFSDAHNHHVLELRFSSMLPGHRRMSEADIEQMNDMRKGGISISRIHDFMASLAGGYHNVPYTTRDMHNVNAKQRREGGLDAESCLRYLRECKTNDPALYYKEVVDGEGVLQHLFWCDGTSQIDYQVFGDVVAFDATYKKNVYLSPLVIFSGVNHHNQTVVFATALGADEKEETYVWLLQQLQTSMKGKAPVSIITDDDRQMKSAIEQVFPEAHHRLCACYESE
- the LOC107640888 gene encoding protein FAR1-RELATED SEQUENCE 9-like — translated: MVEKFGVADKKWVQDMYERRHSWATAHIRGKFFAGFRTTSRCEGLHAVISRYIKSRYSYTEFLRHFHRCLMFVRAKELEADFECAKGDPVMTTNLKQLERSAAENYTRAIFYLFVPILDRACAMRVVNSEDNGSYFIHTVSRYGTPGKDWRVVTTSDTREVRCTCMRMECFGVPCEHIIAMLVLNNVHEIPRSLILPRWTKDAKLVAVQSMGVIWDSVQLTQHWCLMDWYRKVCKIACHNTEKFQFARDIAMLMLKHFENEDAGDTSFPPEGPPTEGGSGPARNPPRRNTKGNGAHGGKKIQRCRLCREVGHNRTTFPDRRTMESSSAVADDMDSMDTDMLYDNLSGDLYATAKIPSF